From the Cohaesibacter sp. ES.047 genome, one window contains:
- a CDS encoding GGDEF domain-containing protein, whose protein sequence is MPAYPRNYEIWYTYAAGFNRGLNKAINDILRAHGTITPGQLDTIYSEHLAPNRLNDRIEEVGGKISTELRSIVREVEEYVSTASNYGDALVGASKNLSMTEDRQVIRQIVSELINETKDVEEQNRALSEQLATSQAQVVELRETLDTIRYESLTDDLTTLANRKHFDRSLQQAMEEAEHTGDPLTLLMTDIDHFKKFNDTFGHQTGDQVLRLVAIAVKQNVKGQDIPCRYGGEEFAVILPKTNLRQALAVAENIRKAVMAKELIKRSTGENLGRITISIGCSSYAPGDSIQEVIERADQCLYAAKRSGRNLVKCETDPDVDVLETAITTTGAA, encoded by the coding sequence ATGCCCGCTTATCCGCGCAATTATGAGATCTGGTACACCTATGCAGCCGGCTTCAACCGGGGCCTGAACAAGGCCATAAACGATATTCTGCGAGCCCATGGCACCATCACGCCAGGCCAACTCGACACGATTTATTCCGAACATCTTGCTCCCAACCGCCTCAACGATCGCATCGAGGAGGTCGGCGGCAAGATATCGACGGAACTGCGCTCCATTGTGCGCGAAGTCGAAGAATATGTCAGCACCGCAAGCAACTATGGTGATGCTCTTGTTGGTGCGTCGAAAAACCTGTCAATGACGGAAGACCGTCAGGTCATTCGCCAGATTGTCTCCGAGCTCATCAATGAAACCAAGGATGTGGAAGAGCAGAACCGCGCCTTGAGCGAACAGCTCGCAACTTCGCAGGCGCAAGTCGTGGAACTGCGTGAAACGCTCGATACCATCCGGTACGAGTCCCTCACCGACGATCTGACCACCCTTGCCAATCGCAAGCATTTTGATCGATCGCTGCAACAGGCCATGGAAGAAGCAGAACACACCGGTGATCCGCTGACACTTCTGATGACCGACATCGACCATTTCAAAAAGTTCAATGACACATTCGGACACCAGACAGGCGATCAGGTCCTGCGCCTCGTTGCGATCGCGGTGAAACAGAATGTGAAGGGTCAGGACATCCCCTGCCGTTATGGTGGCGAAGAATTTGCGGTCATCCTGCCCAAGACGAACCTGCGGCAGGCTCTAGCCGTGGCAGAAAATATCCGCAAGGCTGTGATGGCCAAGGAACTGATCAAGCGCTCTACCGGCGAAAATCTCGGCAGGATCACAATTTCCATTGGGTGTTCGAGCTACGCTCCGGGCGATTCGATTCAGGAAGTGATCGAGCGTGCCGACCAGTGTCTCTATGCAGCCAAACGCAGCGGGCGCAATCTGGTCAAGTGCGAAACCGATCCGGACGTGGATGTGCTGGAAACAGCCATCACCACGACAGGCGCGGCATAG